A region of Legionella donaldsonii DNA encodes the following proteins:
- a CDS encoding bifunctional transcriptional activator/DNA repair enzyme AdaA yields the protein MLTEEKKIEYYQALLNKNTEYEGVFYVAVTTTGVFCRPTCPARKPKFEHCEFYETAQQALLASFRPCKRCLPLSHPNQVSTIIQKLVNAIDENPEKRWKNADFQALSIEAVTARRQFKKRFGMTFVEYARARRIGLAVKQIRNGESIISTQISAGYESGSGFRDAFVRIMGAAPAKHGHKNILKAAWLDTKLGPMLAIADENTLYLLEFIDRKGLEREVERLRKKTQSAIIPGSTAPLISIQNELNAYFNGTLQLFNTPLSLLGSPFQKQVWGALAKIPPGETRSYADIAKIVDRPSAWRAVARANGSNQLAIVIPCHRVINSNGELSGYGGGVARKKWLIEHEKKCKSYKTLINP from the coding sequence ATGTTAACGGAAGAGAAAAAAATCGAGTATTATCAGGCGTTATTGAATAAGAATACTGAATATGAAGGTGTTTTTTACGTTGCTGTTACCACAACCGGTGTATTTTGTCGCCCAACATGTCCTGCAAGAAAACCTAAATTTGAGCATTGTGAATTTTACGAAACCGCTCAACAAGCCCTATTAGCTTCATTTAGGCCTTGCAAGCGTTGTCTTCCTCTTTCTCATCCCAATCAAGTCTCAACAATAATACAAAAATTAGTGAATGCTATTGACGAAAACCCTGAAAAACGATGGAAAAATGCCGATTTCCAGGCTCTATCAATTGAGGCAGTGACCGCTCGTCGCCAATTTAAAAAAAGGTTTGGTATGACCTTTGTAGAATATGCGCGAGCTCGACGAATAGGCTTGGCAGTGAAACAAATCCGAAATGGTGAGTCAATTATCAGTACACAAATTTCTGCGGGTTATGAATCTGGTAGTGGTTTTAGAGATGCATTTGTACGAATTATGGGGGCTGCTCCTGCCAAGCATGGGCATAAAAATATTTTAAAGGCAGCTTGGCTAGATACTAAGCTGGGGCCAATGCTCGCTATTGCGGATGAAAACACCCTTTACCTCCTGGAGTTCATTGATCGTAAAGGGCTTGAGCGCGAGGTTGAACGCCTGCGAAAAAAAACACAGTCAGCAATCATTCCTGGCTCAACAGCCCCTCTTATTTCAATTCAAAACGAGCTTAATGCCTATTTTAATGGCACTCTACAACTATTTAATACACCTCTAAGCCTGCTTGGCTCACCTTTTCAAAAGCAAGTTTGGGGTGCTTTAGCCAAAATTCCCCCTGGCGAAACTCGTTCCTACGCTGATATTGCAAAAATTGTTGATAGACCCTCTGCCTGGCGTGCTGTAGCACGAGCTAATGGATCAAATCAACTTGCAATCGTTATCCCTTGTCATCGCGTTATTAATAGCAATGGGGAGCTCAGTGGTTATGGTGGCGGGGTTGCAAGAAAAAAATGGTTGATTGAACATGAAAAAAAATGCAAAAGCTATAAAACACTTATCAACCCCTAG
- a CDS encoding PAS domain-containing sensor histidine kinase, which yields MVTQASSPTNQTMKEKINSLFFLSFLKEAERIVFFIDKKHTIKHIILKTDKNYFLELAYYQNKPFADAISHLNLDKKNIVNLMNKVNSTLFEQSELSDKNLNFEYTLLIAYINSSYLAIFTVIDRTNEALKSYINAIINTLPGAIYWKDKEGRYMGCNQFVANMAGFDKPEQVLGKTDFDLCWKEFAQDWRNLDLEVMRENKTYKREEPAKLANGRVITELTIKSPLYNEKNEIVGIIGTSMDITEQKNLEQDLIIARQKAEAASRAKTEFIANMSHDIRTPLIGVIGISEILENTLDDPEQKKDARMLYDSGEELLRMLNDILRDVSVGSMDANDIHLDTFDLYQCIADLVKLERPTTTLKNLGLNVDIDRNVPRYIVSDRNKIHRILLNLLGNAIKFTLAGHITIQISCLESNDSDIRLKFSVSDTGIGISKNIQDKVFDRFFRATPSYKGIYKGYGLGLHIVRSYVELLGGEIGLSSTEGVGTTVYFELSCRKGVEGDVIIEKLAGSQFHSPTPLTSSSLTKLSHPTNENEKKPLLLLVEDNMLAAKILETMVSKNGYRFKSASTGEEALELAKENHFDLIITDVGLPGMSGNELVAKIREWEIAHTKNPIPIIGLTGHTTGVMQAECLKAGMNDVFTKPITLNMIQNIVNKYIKHSEETQNTKTISSQGLGEELPATERELFELGHLPIFCEKEALKHFDGNLTLLQELIREFISEGRQDDIYQIEKAYTTNNWSEIEKIAHKLKGGAVYLGTARLELACQYLERYYKAGHRTLLEQLYHQLLTVNQETIDALRQWLRQDKP from the coding sequence ATGGTTACTCAAGCATCCTCTCCAACTAATCAAACGATGAAAGAAAAAATTAATAGCCTTTTTTTTCTTTCTTTTCTAAAGGAAGCCGAAAGAATTGTATTTTTTATTGACAAAAAACATACAATTAAACATATCATTCTCAAAACAGATAAAAACTATTTTTTAGAATTAGCTTACTATCAGAATAAACCTTTTGCTGATGCAATTAGTCACTTAAATCTCGATAAAAAAAATATTGTTAATTTAATGAATAAGGTAAATTCGACTTTGTTTGAGCAATCTGAGCTAAGTGATAAAAACTTAAACTTCGAATATACACTTTTAATCGCCTACATAAACTCGTCCTATTTAGCGATATTTACAGTTATTGATAGAACCAATGAAGCATTAAAATCCTACATAAATGCTATTATAAATACGCTACCGGGTGCAATTTATTGGAAAGATAAAGAAGGTCGTTATATGGGCTGTAACCAATTTGTTGCCAACATGGCCGGCTTTGACAAACCTGAACAAGTACTCGGAAAAACTGATTTTGATTTATGTTGGAAAGAATTTGCTCAAGATTGGCGCAACCTTGATTTGGAGGTAATGCGAGAAAATAAAACCTACAAGAGAGAGGAGCCAGCAAAATTAGCCAATGGACGAGTTATTACTGAATTAACCATAAAAAGTCCTTTATATAATGAGAAAAATGAGATAGTTGGTATTATTGGTACATCAATGGATATCACTGAGCAGAAAAATTTAGAACAAGACTTAATTATTGCTCGACAAAAAGCAGAAGCAGCTAGTCGTGCAAAAACCGAATTTATAGCCAATATGAGTCATGATATTCGCACTCCTCTCATTGGTGTTATTGGCATTTCTGAAATACTAGAAAATACTTTAGATGACCCAGAGCAAAAGAAAGATGCTCGTATGCTTTATGATAGTGGTGAAGAATTACTAAGAATGTTAAACGATATTCTTCGGGATGTTAGCGTTGGCAGTATGGATGCAAATGATATACATCTTGATACTTTTGATTTATATCAATGCATAGCAGATCTGGTAAAACTTGAGCGCCCCACTACTACATTAAAGAATTTAGGACTAAATGTTGATATTGATAGGAATGTCCCTAGATATATTGTAAGTGACCGCAATAAAATACACCGCATACTACTTAATTTGCTAGGTAATGCTATTAAATTCACTTTGGCCGGACATATCACTATACAAATCTCTTGTCTTGAAAGTAATGATTCAGATATTCGACTAAAATTCAGTGTGTCTGATACAGGAATTGGGATTTCTAAAAATATACAAGACAAAGTATTTGATCGTTTCTTCCGAGCAACCCCTTCATACAAAGGAATTTATAAAGGCTACGGCCTTGGGTTACATATTGTGCGTTCTTATGTTGAATTATTGGGCGGGGAAATTGGGCTCTCTAGTACAGAAGGGGTTGGGACAACAGTGTATTTCGAGCTTTCTTGTCGAAAAGGTGTAGAAGGAGACGTAATAATAGAAAAATTGGCTGGGTCTCAATTCCACTCTCCTACTCCACTAACTTCTTCTAGCCTGACGAAGTTATCACACCCTACAAACGAAAATGAAAAAAAACCACTTCTTTTATTAGTTGAAGATAATATGCTGGCTGCAAAAATATTAGAAACAATGGTTTCTAAAAACGGATACCGCTTTAAATCGGCCTCTACAGGAGAGGAAGCCTTAGAGTTGGCTAAAGAAAATCATTTTGATCTTATAATCACCGATGTTGGTTTGCCGGGAATGTCAGGTAATGAACTTGTTGCTAAAATTCGTGAATGGGAGATAGCGCATACTAAAAACCCAATACCTATTATAGGCTTGACAGGACATACTACTGGCGTTATGCAAGCTGAGTGTTTAAAAGCCGGTATGAATGATGTTTTTACCAAACCGATTACTTTGAATATGATTCAGAATATTGTTAATAAATATATTAAACATTCTGAGGAGACGCAAAATACCAAGACAATTTCTTCGCAAGGTTTGGGGGAAGAGTTACCTGCGACAGAAAGAGAATTATTTGAATTGGGGCATTTGCCAATTTTTTGCGAGAAAGAAGCCCTTAAACACTTTGATGGTAATCTCACGCTGCTCCAAGAACTTATAAGAGAATTTATCTCTGAAGGAAGACAAGACGATATTTATCAGATAGAAAAAGCTTACACGACTAACAATTGGAGTGAAATTGAAAAGATTGCACATAAATTAAAAGGTGGCGCAGTATATCTTGGTACAGCTCGCTTGGAATTAGCATGCCAGTATCTTGAACGCTATTACAAAGCAGGCCACCGGACATTATTAGAACAGCTTTATCATCAACTTTTAACAGTCAACCAAGAAACAATCGATGCTCTTCGCCAATGGCTAAGACAAGACAAACCATAA
- a CDS encoding amino acid adenylation domain-containing protein encodes MLPHFIKQFSSVVENFSNKPAIYFGKNIYSYEEVNRLSNNIAHEISRFDFPKETIIPLVLERTPNIIITMVGILKSGCAFLPISPSSPCSRIEYILEETKAKLLFCDTAIQFNLPSSVKAIRPENLYADNNNNLSMEYTYCHNELAYVMYTSGSTGKPKGVLIEHQSMMNLFSSLIETLALSNRDCFLALTDYTFDISLIELLMPLTLGAPIVLTEHGVVADGKKIKQYLENSKVSFIQATPLTWEILLKNNWNNNGSIRILVGGEKFKTSLALKLQYEKGNVWNVYGPTETSMWSMIYHLKSPITTESVPLGQPLANTTLKLVYEDDSNQAELYIGGLGVARGYLNAEELTNIKFIHDEKERDRFYKTGDLVVKTDNNTICYVGRKDDQLKFGGIRIEAGEIEASIEQEIFVKKAVVKIHEHNDYYKTLAAYVEIDEESLFSHHSNIISKDSSYYMETIYDETYTHAKEFESGIVNTCGWQNSFTGKTFQADELSESYINIRRYIQNADLTHVLEVGCGTGSLLLDYLPKAQQVTLVEISQKAIDYVQSIVPNVHLNKIEFKLESIINIHETNQYSCIILNSVIQYLPSIKSLMDSLRQLIKATKTGGRILIGDVRSLELLEVFLGIKHYCHHHEKEDGYPSHLFYKSRDSEIVLSPLFFYALKEQFKRISWVDINVKHGLYPNELNYFRYDVILHIEQEVMQLECQTIAFNAFNSEDDITDILNQTPRPIKIQSIPYDYLDTLCNALSIRENTHLENLLKNPILLNEKNKTIAHALIHKKLNGYERFIHYQHNAPQNYIQMLLVPVSNTKELIRPFEKEKIDSFHAHCREPFSPWLQKFCFDHIKMHVKKHVMTWVNPSIYIWVEKWPQTINGKLDKKKLSLPTAYNNEQGGNNSILSKLKQMWLNITGDNVLITEEFWTHGVSSLSMYYFLATINETFHLHMTYHEFHQHNTMEKVAIYIENLLDATLPVIEKEY; translated from the coding sequence ATGCTACCTCACTTTATTAAACAATTTTCTTCTGTAGTTGAAAATTTTTCGAATAAGCCTGCAATATATTTTGGAAAAAATATATATAGTTATGAAGAAGTAAATCGATTATCAAACAATATAGCCCATGAAATTTCTAGGTTTGATTTTCCTAAAGAAACCATCATCCCTTTGGTATTAGAGAGGACTCCTAATATTATTATCACCATGGTGGGTATATTAAAATCAGGTTGCGCTTTTTTGCCAATAAGCCCATCTTCTCCTTGCTCACGTATAGAATATATCTTAGAAGAAACCAAGGCTAAACTCCTATTTTGTGATACGGCAATCCAATTTAATTTGCCGAGTAGCGTAAAGGCAATTAGGCCAGAGAATCTGTATGCTGACAATAATAACAATCTCTCTATGGAGTATACATATTGTCATAATGAGCTTGCTTACGTGATGTATACCTCTGGGTCAACTGGAAAACCCAAAGGTGTTTTGATTGAACACCAATCTATGATGAATTTATTTTCTTCATTAATTGAGACTTTAGCCCTATCAAATAGAGATTGCTTCCTCGCTCTTACCGATTACACTTTTGACATTTCTTTAATTGAATTATTAATGCCATTAACGCTTGGTGCCCCTATTGTTCTGACCGAGCATGGTGTTGTAGCAGACGGGAAAAAGATAAAACAATATTTAGAAAATTCTAAAGTAAGCTTTATCCAAGCAACCCCATTAACTTGGGAAATATTATTAAAAAACAATTGGAATAATAATGGTTCAATAAGAATTTTAGTTGGTGGTGAGAAGTTTAAAACCAGTCTTGCTTTAAAACTGCAATATGAAAAAGGGAATGTTTGGAATGTCTATGGACCAACTGAAACCAGTATGTGGTCGATGATTTATCATTTAAAAAGCCCAATAACCACTGAATCTGTTCCTTTAGGTCAACCTCTTGCAAATACTACTCTTAAACTAGTTTATGAAGACGACTCCAATCAAGCTGAACTTTATATAGGGGGGCTAGGCGTTGCAAGAGGTTATTTAAATGCGGAAGAACTGACAAATATTAAATTTATTCATGATGAGAAAGAAAGAGACCGTTTTTACAAAACCGGTGATTTAGTTGTTAAAACAGATAACAACACGATCTGCTATGTGGGAAGAAAAGACGATCAATTAAAATTTGGTGGTATTCGTATTGAGGCAGGGGAAATAGAAGCTTCGATTGAACAGGAAATATTTGTAAAAAAAGCTGTCGTAAAGATCCATGAGCACAATGATTATTACAAAACCCTGGCTGCTTATGTGGAAATTGATGAGGAATCGCTATTTTCACACCATTCAAATATTATCAGCAAAGATTCATCCTACTATATGGAAACGATATATGATGAAACCTACACTCATGCCAAAGAATTTGAAAGTGGGATTGTAAATACATGTGGTTGGCAAAATTCCTTTACAGGAAAAACATTTCAAGCGGATGAGCTCTCGGAATCATATATTAATATTCGCAGATATATTCAAAATGCTGACCTTACTCATGTACTTGAAGTTGGGTGTGGTACTGGAAGTCTACTCTTAGATTACTTACCGAAAGCACAACAAGTAACATTAGTTGAAATTTCGCAAAAAGCTATTGATTATGTTCAATCAATTGTTCCTAACGTTCATTTGAACAAAATTGAATTCAAACTGGAATCAATCATTAATATCCACGAAACAAACCAATATAGCTGCATTATTCTTAACTCAGTGATTCAATATTTACCAAGTATAAAATCACTTATGGACTCTCTTAGACAACTGATCAAAGCGACTAAAACTGGTGGTAGGATACTGATTGGTGATGTACGCTCACTTGAATTGTTAGAGGTCTTTCTTGGTATTAAACATTATTGTCATCACCACGAGAAAGAGGATGGATATCCGTCACATTTATTTTACAAATCAAGGGATAGTGAAATTGTATTGTCTCCCCTATTTTTTTATGCATTGAAAGAACAATTTAAGAGAATAAGCTGGGTAGATATCAATGTTAAGCATGGTCTTTATCCAAATGAGCTTAATTATTTTCGCTACGATGTGATATTACATATTGAGCAAGAAGTGATGCAACTCGAGTGTCAAACAATCGCGTTTAATGCATTTAATTCTGAAGACGATATAACGGATATTCTTAATCAAACTCCCAGACCAATTAAAATCCAGAGTATACCTTACGACTATCTTGATACCCTTTGCAATGCGTTATCAATTCGTGAAAATACTCACTTGGAAAATTTGTTAAAAAATCCAATATTATTGAATGAAAAAAATAAAACCATTGCGCATGCTCTAATCCATAAAAAATTGAATGGCTATGAAAGATTTATTCATTATCAACATAATGCACCGCAAAATTATATACAAATGCTATTAGTTCCTGTTTCTAATACGAAAGAACTAATACGTCCTTTTGAAAAGGAGAAAATTGACTCTTTTCATGCCCATTGCAGGGAACCTTTTAGTCCGTGGCTACAGAAATTTTGTTTTGATCATATAAAAATGCACGTTAAAAAGCATGTGATGACCTGGGTAAATCCCTCTATTTATATATGGGTTGAAAAATGGCCACAGACAATTAATGGTAAGCTGGATAAAAAGAAATTATCTCTTCCTACCGCCTATAATAATGAACAAGGTGGTAATAATTCGATTTTATCCAAGTTAAAACAAATGTGGCTTAATATTACAGGTGATAATGTGCTAATCACAGAAGAATTTTGGACACATGGAGTTTCTTCCTTATCCATGTATTATTTCTTGGCTACTATTAATGAAACTTTCCATTTACATATGACTTATCATGAATTTCATCAGCACAATACGATGGAAAAAGTGGCAATCTATATTGAAAACTTACTTGATGCCACCTTACCAGTAATCGAAAAGGAATATTAA
- a CDS encoding response regulator, translating to MPGKASILEIPKNKISCTTLLLVEDNSIALQMIGGYTEKPGCHYTSAADGEDALEIAKSKDFDLIITDIGLPGLSVNELTRQIRAQLLPDQFVISSANKANKQVLAVDTLDTEKNYLISILYSRLKRSFKLSSCKYDLKKLEI from the coding sequence GTGCCAGGCAAAGCAAGTATCCTTGAGATTCCTAAAAATAAGATTTCTTGCACCACCCTTTTGCTGGTCGAAGATAATTCAATCGCGTTACAAATGATTGGAGGATATACAGAAAAACCAGGATGCCATTATACTTCTGCCGCCGATGGCGAGGATGCGCTTGAAATAGCAAAATCGAAAGATTTTGATTTAATTATTACCGATATCGGCTTACCTGGGTTATCGGTTAATGAATTAACTAGACAAATTCGTGCTCAACTCCTACCTGATCAATTCGTTATATCTTCTGCTAATAAAGCCAATAAGCAAGTTCTTGCAGTTGATACATTAGATACTGAAAAAAATTACTTGATAAGCATCCTCTACTCGAGACTAAAGAGGAGTTTTAAACTCAGTAGTTGTAAATACGACTTGAAGAAATTAGAAATATAA